In one Silene latifolia isolate original U9 population chromosome 10, ASM4854445v1, whole genome shotgun sequence genomic region, the following are encoded:
- the LOC141606323 gene encoding uncharacterized protein LOC141606323, translating into MKRGSAYVDTNPNPNPKPYGVSERQPISGQGIQQNNYGGGAGDASERQRMSEQGMQQNNYGGGGDTFAKSDEQWQWDRDAQQMSPHLYSDGQGGYVNKSFYSDPIPGPNQESGRVSSQVEQDMEIGYEENAGVPRTLDDVERRFRDDIIKLTKEQDETEDAEHARHKEKIIEINNQYQEKVAALRTRHATRREELFRKESQARLQQYQLAGVGTPPNNSAPADMSRGHRGYGPPGSVPVEPQRQYGSGQYDPYRRPESLERGRMQGSDTRVPTPNARSYNTGSRYY; encoded by the exons ATGAAAAGAGGGTCTGCTTATGTTGATACAAACCCGAACCCGAACCCGAAACCGTACGGTGTATCCGAAAGGCAGCCGATATCTGGGCAGGGAATACAACAGAACAATTACGGCGGCGGCGCCGGTGATGCATCTGAAAGGCAGCGGATGTCTGAGCAGGGAATGCAACAGAACAATTACGGCGGCGGCGGTGATACATTCGCAAAATCGGATGAGCAGTGGCAGTGGGATAGAGATGCACAGCAAATGTCGCCTCATCTTTACAGTGATGGGCAGGGTGGCTACGTGAACAAATCCTTTTATTCGGATCCGATTCCGGGCCCAAACCAAGAGTCGGGAAGAGTCAGTTCTCAGGTGGAGCAAGATATGGAAATTGGATACGAAGAAAATGCTGGTGTGCCACGTACTCTTGATGATGTCGAGCGGAGATTCCGAGATGATATTATTAAATTAACTAAGGAACAGGACGAGACTGAGGATGCTGAACATGCTCGTCACAAGGAG AAAATCATTGAAATCAATAATCAATATCAGGAAAAGGTGGCAGCTTTGCGAACTCGACATGCAACTAGGCGAGAAGAGCTATTCCGCAAAGAATCACAGGCAAGATTACAGCAGTACCAACTTGCTGGAGTTGGGACTCCTCCAAATAACAGTGCACCTGCCGATATGAGCCGTGGTCATCGTGGATACGGACCTCCAGGTTCAGTCCCTGTTGAACCTCAGAGGCAGTATGGTAGTGGTCAGTATGATCCCTACAGGCGCCCTGAATCACTTGAACGTGGAAGAATGCAAGGCTCCGATACAAGGGTTCCAACCCCTAATGCCCGAAGTTACAACACAGGGTCCCGATATTACTGA